The segment TGTAGCCTCTAGGAGGCGTGACCGACTTCTTACGCAACCTCAAGATACGACGAGGCACAAATCACTTATGAGCAagcagccagcctcgcccacttCCTCCGAAGAACTCACTAGCGCGGAGCAAATGGTTAGCAGATGCTGCGCACAAAGAAAGCGTCAACCGTGACACCATCACAGATCAATCGCAAGGtgatactcaagttgcggaaatGCGATCGGTCAGTGCCGCATTATTTTCGAAGGGCGGGGCCGAACACACGTCGCCGGTCTTTAACACATACAGACGCTCATCGCGACTCGCTGCCAAGTTCGAGGGTACCGCCGATTGAAAAAAATAACAGCGTAAATCATCTGCCAGGTATGCAGCCCAGTAGCGTAGTTGTACCGCCGCGTTTCCGTCGGAAACCTTTCAAAAGCAGCGAGCACAGCATTCCTGCGGCCCTGTCAGTCACGGCGCAACTTGGCTCAGCTGACACCACGTGACTGCGTTTTCGGATTTTCTCGGCACTCCCGTCTGCTCTGGGCAGTACTCGGGAGTTCCAGCGTAGCGGCAAGTGTCACCTGACCGGCACCGCTTAATACCTCCAAGATGCTGAACCGTTTATTTGCTCTAAAGAACCACGCATCGCTATCGCAGCAGAAATACCCAGGATGCGGCAGTAAATGATGTCTGCTTACCGTTTTTGCTCACATCCAAGTCGACCAAGTTCATCAAGTTGGCAATGTCCGCTGGAAGCTGGGAGATTTCATTGTCGTTGACACTTAACCTCCGCAACTTCGTGAGTCGAAAAAGACCCTGCAAAGGCAAGCATTCGCGTTTAAAACAGCAGCGTAAGCCTAGTCGGCCGGTTAGGCCTAGCCAATGCTGGGCTGTCGTACAGCTCCGTCAGGCGTGCAAGCTGCGCGCTACTTACTCTCGGCAGGTCGCGAATGTGATTGGCATCTAGAAGCAGCTCTTCTAACGTCCTCGCGTACCTCAGCACATCGTCCGGTATATTGAATAAGTTACTGTGCCTCTTGTCGATGTACTCGACTTGACGGTTGCACCCACGGAACAGTGGAATACAGCGGAACATTGCTCCTCAGGAGACGGCACACCCCGGCAtggcacacgcgcgcacacaagcacgcgatgcacacaggcaaaacacacacacacgttccCACACAAAGATCACAGCGCCTGGCACAGGCTACAGCACCGGTGTGCACATCACATTCTTCGTAACCGAACAAAACACAACAGATACGGCCCGACGGACCACGACCATGACGTCAACAGCCGACGATCcccggctatggtggctagaccCCGGCTTCGCCTTCCCAGACCCGTCACGGACAGCTGAACAGCACAAACGCGGGGTGTGTGGAGAGCGAAGCGAGTGTTATCTGTAATGCCCGCCGCAAGCGTAGTGGCGCTGTATGACAAGGCTTCTCTCCTCCGCCGCTGTTAGCGCTGCCTGTACTGCTAAAGCAGGCAATACGCAACGTTGTAAGTCTAGTAGTAAAACTGAAAACGAAACCGTAGGCATCATCAacgctagcaaaaaaaaaaaaaaaatgacgattgTGTATTGCCTTCAAGATTCATGTCCGGCCCCGACTTGCCATGACCATAAACGCCATAACCACTTGCCCTGAGCTCCATGCAAAAAAAGGCGCATACGACACGCTG is part of the Rhipicephalus sanguineus isolate Rsan-2018 unplaced genomic scaffold, BIME_Rsan_1.4 Seq618, whole genome shotgun sequence genome and harbors:
- the LOC119377919 gene encoding protein lap4 codes for the protein MFRCIPLFRGCNRQVEYIDKRHSNLFNIPDDVLRYARTLEELLLDANHIRDLPRGLFRLTKLRRLSVNDNEISQLPADIANLMNLVDLDVSKNGKQTSFTAASWVFLLR